CTGATCCCATATTACCGGCCGCAAGTGGAAAGCTGGTACAACGCCGCCGCGAGCTACGACGCCGACAATCAGAACGGCTGTTTAGAGGTGATTTTCGAGCCCTATCTCGTCACCAAGCTCATCGGCACGCGGCGGAGCGATGCGCGCGATAAGAAAGCGGTTCTCGACCTCACCAAACCGTGGCTGAACCGGCAGTTTATCGACCCGAATCGCGCCGTCCAAACGCACTTGATGGCAGCCCAGCTCTATAGCGCCCTCGAAAACGAAACAGAAGCCGAAAATCATCTGAAGCGAGCGAATTCGTACAAGCCGACCAAGACCGAACTGGTCGAAGCGCTCCGCCAAGTCAACTTGATGCTGACCAACCGAAACGTGCTCAGCACCGGCACTGGATTTTTGATCTCCGAGGCCGGTTATGTGATGACCAACAATCACGTGATCGAAGGGGAAGGAAAAGTGGTGGTCCGAATTCCGGGACAACCCGATCCTGTTCCTGCAGAAGTGATTGCCAGGGACGAGATGCGCGACATGGCGCTCCTGAAGCTCACCATTCCCGAGGGTGCCAACCTCACCCCAGTGGCGATTGTCGACAGCAGCGTCGGTCGTGGCGCATCGGTGGCTGCATTTGGTTTTCCTCTCGGCGATGCGCTCGGAACCGGTCTCAAATTCACGACCGGTTTTGTGTCGACTCCTCCTGAAGGGACCGACAACAACATGATCCTGCTCGACATGCGAGTGAACCCAGGAAACAGTGGTGGTCCCCTCGTCGATTCGTCGGGCAATGTGGTCGGAATGATCACCGCCAAGACGGGCGGCTTTGGGGTCGACAGCTACGGGTTTGCACTCCCGACGAGCGACTTGATGAAGTTCGTCGACACGCATCTGCCAGCCGATGCAGCCCGCCCCGCTCCCGAGCCCGAAGCGACCACCACCGCTTGGGACAAAGTCGACAAACGTGTCAGCCCCGGCGTGCTGATGATCCTGAAAATCGACGAGTAAATCGCAAGGCAACTGGGTGGATATAGGTGGCTGGGCTCGGCAAAGTTCAGCACAGTTTGGATCAGCACAGCTTCGAAACGTCTCGCCCACGCTTGTCCGGTGGAACCGGACCTACTACTTCGTCTATCGACCTACTTCGTCTATCGACCAATGTCAGGTGTTTTGGGTGCCACTGGCATTTTGCCAGTGCAGGAGCTGGAACCGATGTGTTGGGCAAAATCTGCTTGAAACATAGAGCCTATTTACACTTCTCACTGGCCAGAGCCCAGTGGCACACTGGATGGAAGCCTGCTCATTGCTGCCTGATTTTGATCGTTAGACGAAGCACTACAGCGGTGCGGCGGTGACTGAGCGTGATCGCTAGGCACATGCTTGTCCTTCCTCGTGCTACGCACTTCGTCGGGCAAGCATGGCACACGGCTTGGAAACGAACAGCCCGTGATTGTCCGGTGGAACCGGACCTACCATGGTGCGGGGGGCTGTGACTGGCGACTAGCGAGGCTGTAGGGGGCGATGCCCCATCACGGCGTCGCTGCGGCTCTGGTACTGCGGAAAACGCTCCTCGAGCCGCATCATCCGCAGCACAAGCTGGTTGGCGTCGGACAGTCCGGCGATGCGCATCGTCCCCTCTTTGGTAGTCACTCGTTTGTGCAGCAGCACAAGTTGACCGACCATCCAGCTCCGCAGCAGGACGAGATCGTCGAGCTCCAGCACGAGTCGATGGGTGAAAGCTTGCTCGAGCGAATCCCACACGGCATCGGCCAGCGCGATCTCGCCGGTGTCACCTTGGCGGGTAGCAATCACGCGCACGAACAACCAATCGGGGCCACGGTCGAGTTCCATCGACCAGCCCGGCGCAAGTTGAACCATCATGGGAGAGAGACTCCATTAGACAACCGAAGCGCGGCGTGAACGGAGAGAGTCGATCACTGCCAGGCCTCGTGCTGCGCTCGGTAGTCTAGAGCCCCCGTGAAGCTGGAAGCAAGGAAAGTTGGCGAAAAGCGAAACTCGCGGTCAGCTGGCAGCGACTCGACCCTCCCCGCTTGCCGAGGGAGCAACCGGTCGGGATACTTGCAACCTAGTTTGCTGAGCCCAGCTCGCGCCATCGAGCCGCAACCAGAACCAGTTTCCGCACATTTCACATACTCAAGGAATTCTGCCATGTCGCGCCCCGCTGCTGTTACGTTCAAAGGGACCCCGATGACCCTCGCTGGCGAAGCTGTGAAGCCAGGTCAGGCGGCCCCCGATTTCACCATTCACTTCTTCGAAGGTGGCCTGAAGACGATCACCCTCGCCGATCTGAAGGGGAAGCCCTCGTTCCTGAGCATCGTCCCTTCGCTCGACACCGGCGTTTGCAAGATCCAAACCAAAAAGTTCAACGACGAGCTCGCCTCGCTGAAGGACAAGATCAACGCCGTGACGATCAGCCTCGATCTCCCCTTCGCCATGAACCGCTTCTGCGGCGCCGAAGGGATCACCAACATGAAGGTCGGTAGCGACTATCAAAATCGCAGCTTCGGCAATGCTTATGGCATGCTGATCGAAGAACTGAAGCTCCTCGCCCGTGGCACCGTGGTGATCGACGCCGATGGCAAGATCGTGCACGCTGAAACGGTGAGCGAAGTCACCAGCGAACCGAACTACGACGCTGCCATGACTGCTATCAAGAGCCTGCTGTAAGGCGGAGCTACCAGGGAGCATGCTGGCATGCGGCGATGAGCGTTCAGCTATCCGCGTGCTCCTTTACCTGATCACTACATCCTCGCTAGGCGGAATAACTTCTGCCTGGCGAGGATTTTTTATGCGCCAAGCAGTGCAGCGCAGCGGCCATTTTCCACCCATCCGTACCCTTCGATGGCTGGGGATAACGCGCGGGGCTGCCAAGTTGCAGTTTCACCCCTCGAGTTGCCGAAGCTATCTCAGATCGATTTGCTTCTACCCAGTGGCGGTCGATCACGAGCCTTCGCTAGCGGCAGAGCCACTCTCGAAACCAGCTCGCACCTTCTGAACCAACGGCAAGACTTCTCCAAAGCCGAAAGAAAATGGAATTTCGACGCAGCGGTCAGCTCGAAGACCGAAGGCGACGCGTTCTCATGGATGAGATTGCATCGCCAACGGAAACCACCGACACCATTCCTCTCGAGGGAGCGAAAGGGCCAGTCCGCGCTTACGCGCCGGCTGTGCTCGAAGATCGCCAACTTCGAACGAGCGATTTCGTGCCGCGTCGCCCTGCCATTGTCACCATGGCCATCTTGCTACTGCTCACCGCAGTGGCTGCCGTCGAAACGTTGCATATTTTCGTAGCCACCTCGCCACTCGCCGATCCTGCAGGCAAACTCTCGGCCGTGAATCTCGCTGCCCGGGGGAGCCTCGGAAGTTGGCTCTCGAGCATGACGCTCGGCGCTGCCGCTGCTGGCGCGATGGCGATCTTCAGCATCCGCGTGCATCGCGTGGATGACTATAAAGGTCGTTACCGCGTTTGGCTCTGGACTGCTGGTGTGATGCTGCTCGGGAGTATCGATTCGGCGACCGGGCTGCGCGACTGCTTTGCTTACGCCATGACTTCGCTCGTCGGCTGGCCTCCTGAAGGGAGCACGCAGCTGTGGTGGCTGATGGCTTACAGCGCCATCACGCTGACACTCGGCGTTCGGCTGTCACTCGAAATGTGGCCCTCGCTCGTCAGCTTCAGCGGACTGGCTGTCACATCACTGCTCTACGTGGCTGCTGCGCTCGCTGCCGTAGGTGTCTATCCCGAGAGTGGTCCACTGCTCGACAGCGTGGTCAGTTCGTCACTCGCCATGGTTGCCCATGCGTCGCTGCTGAGCACCTTGCTGCTGTTTGCACGTCACGTTTGCCTCGATGCCGAAGGGCGTTTGATGGTGAGCGTGCAGAAGGAAAAGAAGCCCCGTGCGAAGCGCAAGCCGAAGCTGTCGGTGGTGGATGGCGAAGAGAAAGCCGAGAGCACGAAATCGCGCAAGGCAGATGCCGAGAGCGACGACGACGAGGATGAAAAACCGGCCGCTGAGACCAAAAAACAGCCTGCCGCCACTGCTCCAGCTGCGAAATCGACCGCACCAGCCGCCGCTGCCAAACCGGCCGGAAGTGGCCCTCTCGCAGGGCTGAAATTTGGTAGCTCGGCCGCACCCGCCAAGCCGGCAGCGATCACGAGCGCCGCAGCGGCGACGGACGACGACGATGATCTCGACGATGAAGATGCCGACGATGGCGACCGCAGCATGAGCCGCGCGGAACGCAAACGCCTGAAGAAAATGGCACGTCAGCAGCAACGTCGCGCCGCTTAGCGTTTGGAGTGCGACTTACGACTTGCGTAGGTCCGGTTTCACCGGACAATACCGTCGTAGGTCCGGTTTCACCGGACAGGCGCGCACATTAGCAGCTGCCACAAAAACGTGTAACCTCGCGCGCCTAACGTGGCGCTTCGAGACCTTGGGCTATCGTGGTTTTGCTCTCGCTTGCGGGAGATTTCGGCAGCTTCTCGATCCGCTGATAACCCATGTAGGCCACCACTCCCAGAACGAAGAAAAGAGCCATCCAGAGGACCGCGTCGCGCACCACTGCAAAGAGCAATTTCAGCCCGGGAAAGCTGTTGAGCATCGAAATGCCAAACGCGGCGCTCGCCAGCACCAGTGCCGCCAGCGACATCAAGTTCTGAGGCTGTTTGAAATCCACGCGACACCTCCTGCAGGCCCCAGAGATGGCTTGCAGGGACGAGAGAAACGGGGCAACATCGTCGCAGCGCACCATCATGCTCACTCGCATGATCGTCACGTTCGACAGCTACGAGCCTAGCCCTTCCACGGGGCCTGCTTCAACACGACCTGCAGTGAAAATCGCCTCGCTGCGATGTTTTTCTGCAGCCGCTGTTCCACGTTTGCGCTCTGCGGAAGATGTAGCGGCAAACTACTGAGGCGTGATTGCTGCAGACGCTTCCCGCGGTAAAGTTCGCTGGCGAAAAGTGCTCACCTGCAGTGCTCCTTGCGGGGTGATTTCGATCGTCACACTTCCATCGACCTGCGTGTGATAAACAGCACTTCCGTGCGCCTCGTAGGCAGCCGTCACTTCCGCAATGTTCGGCAAATCTTCCGGATGGCGGCTCCCGCTAATCACCACCACTTCGGGCTTACACCAACTGGCAAAACCATCGGGATTACTGCGCGGGCTTCCATGATGAGGAGCCAAAACGACGTCGGCATCGAGCGCCTCGCGCGCCAGAAGTTGCTCGAGCGCGCGACCTTCGAGATCCCCCGTCAGCAGAATTCGTCGACCCCCGATTTCGATCGCCAGCACGAGGCTGTTCTCGTTATCGCGCTCGGCAACTTCGTCGGCTTGCGGATGCAGCACGCGCGTGATCGCCGCGCCACTAGTCCACTGATCACCCGCCGCCAGATGTCCGGTGGGAGTGCGCGAGCGCTCAATCGCCTCGCGCAGCTCCCGCACGGCAGGCTCCTCGCGCGCGAGCATCGAGGGAGAAGTATAGATTTTCCTCGCGCGGTGGTCGGAAACCAGCATCGGAACCCCCGAGAAATGGTCGGCATCGGCGTGCGAAATCACCAGCCGATCGAGTGTCACGAGCCCGCGACTTTGCATCACGCTGCTCGCCGCCCGCGCTGCGCCGACCGGTGCTCCCACTTTGCCCGCGTCGTACAGCATCGTCGTTCCATCGGGATACTCAACGAGCACCGAGAGCCCATGCCCCACGGCAATGAAGGTGCAGCGGAGTGGCATGTCGCGCGTCTGCAATCGCTCGGGAAGATGCAGCGCAAAACAGCCGCCGAGTAGCAGCCAAACGAAAACGAACCCTCCCATGGTGTGCCACGAGGGAACCAACTTGCGCGGCAAGACGAGCAGCGGAAGTGGCCAGAGATAGCTGGCGATGGTCCACCAAAGTGGTGGCGGCGGCGTTTTGAAATAACTAGCGGGGAGCGATTTGCCCCACACGATCGCCAGTTCCATGAGCCACAAACTTCCATCGCAACAGGCGCCGCAGTAGTCTCCCAGCAGCGGAGAGATCGGCGCGAGCAGCAGTAGCGAGAAACCGCTATACATCGCCGTTGCCGTGGGGAGCATGATGACGAGATTCAGCAGCAATCCGACCGGCGAAATCAGTCCATATTGCTGCCACACAATCGGAAGCGATGTGATCCAAATCGCCGCTCCCACAAGCCACATTTGCCAGAGCCAGCGCAGGGCACGCTTCGCTGCGCGCACCGGCCAAGCGCGCGATTGGTCGATGAGCTTTTGCAGCGGCTCGCGGCGATCTTCGGCGGTCATCAGCGGCGTCATCAAAATCATCACGGCGACCGCGAGAAAACTGAGTTGCGGCCCGGCCAGAAACAGACTCGCGGGATTCAGTACGAGCACCAAAATGCCGGCCAGCGCCAAGGAATTCCACGAAAGCGCGCGACGTCCCACAAGCATCGCTAAACAAACGGCTGCCACCAGCACAGCGGCACGCATAACCGGCGGCTGGGCATCGATCAGCACCGCGTAGAGCAGCGTGAGAACGATCGCCGACCAGAGCGCAGCACGTCGCGGAAGAATCCCCAAACGGAGCAAGGTCCAAAATCCCCCCGCCAGCAGCGACACGTGAATCCCCGAAATCGAGAGGACATGAATCGTGCCAGTCAGAAGAAAATCTTCGTTCCGCTGCGGATCGAGTTGCTCGCGCGTTCCGAGCAGCACGGCCGAGGCCAGAGTGCCGCGCCGCGTGGCAATGTGCGCTCGAACTAAATGACTGCCACGCTCGCGAATGTTGCTCATGATCCGCGAAAAACTCCAAGCCCAACCCGATTTGATTTTCGTAATACATTCGGGACGAACCGCGCGCATCATGCAGTAGATACCGCGACTCCGTTGCCAGGCGGCGTAGTCGAAATCGCCAGGATTCAGCGGCTGCATTGGACGACTAGCCAAGACCATCATCTCGAGCGTATCGCCAGCCCTCACTCCCTCGAGATGTCCTTCCACATCGAGCGACGCCAGGCCCGAGGCGCTCCGCCACACGTTGCGTTCGCGAATCGCAATCACGCGCACCAGCAGTTCGCTCTCTTCTCCTTTGGGAACAATTCGCATGGCGCTCGGCGGAGGGGCCGGAACCCAGCGCGGCGAATGGACGGCGATCGCGCGCACTGCCATCGGTCGAATCGACTCATCGAGCACCAAGCCAATCTCGTTGGGCTCCACCACAAACCAGGTCGCATGATGCCAGGTGCCTCCAAGCGACGCTGTGAGCAACAGCAGCGCGAGTGAACCTGCTCGATCGCGACCACGCGTCAGGAGCACTCCCCAGGCAATCGCGGCGACGATCGCCGTCGTCACCCACACACTCGGAGCCACCTTGGCACACCGATCGACAACAATGCCCGCCGCTAGCGCCACGAACACCAGCAGCAGCGGCTCGTAGTGAAACCTGCCGGTCGGCTGCAGCGGAATCTCGGCCAGCGCAGGTTGCTGCTCGATATCCTGCTCGAGGTCAGACTCGTTTTCCGACGGAGTGATCAACAGCTCTTTCGGGGGAACGTTCATCACTACGCCACCGAGGCTTGTATTGACCAGAAAACCATAAATCCCTGCGATTATGGCTGACCGATCATCCTACCGCGCTGTGCATCAATAAACCACACTTTTGAGTGATATTTTTACAAATAGCCATGGCGACTGATGTTGCGAAGTTTCCGCTGCCGATTAGAGTCGGATAGAACGAGCGGAACGAAAACTGCCTGCCACCGCGAACCTTTCCCCCGCTGATGGCTTCCCTCGAAGGATGCTGCGGCGCGACATTTTGTCGCCCGTTTGGCCTCCCCACACCCTTCAGCCGACCAGCCCGCCCTGCAGCGGGCTCACCCATCCGATGGAGTTTGCGATGCCAGCCGAAACGACCCACCCTGCCCCGGAAGAGCCTGCGTGTTGCTCCGCCCCGACACTGAGTGACGCAGCGCCGCTGCTGGCCGCGAGCTCGCCCGGTGGACTAGCGCCGCACTATCGCGTGCAGCGATTCGTTTCGGGAGATGAGGTCCGTCCTTGGCAATTACACGCCACTTGCAAACTTCGGATCGATGCCGAGCAAGCCGCCGCCGATCTCCGCGCTTCGGGCCAAGCCGCCCGGATCATCAATGTCCGGACGCTTCCGACGGCATCGTAAGCAAGAAGGGGTCAGAGGCCAGAGACTAGGGGCCAGAGAATTTCGTAGGTCGGCTACCCTATAGCCGACAACCAATGACGCATTCGATTGCCAAGTCGCTCTCGACACGCACTCGATTGCCACCAAGCCCATCGCAGAGTGATCGATGATGGAATCTTGGAACCACGGTCGGCCACGGCGTATGCCGACCTACTGACTTGCGACCGAAATGCGAAGCTACTTTCGCCAGTTCGCGGGTGCCACTGGCTTTGCCAGTGTCGAGGCTGGAACCGATATTACTCCGCACTGGCAGCGAACAGATTACGAAGAGCTACTTTGCTAGCGCGCGATCAATGCGGGCAAGGCTCGATGGTTTCCCGAGCAGTTCGAGGCAGTCGTACACACCAGGGCCAACCCCCTTGCCAGTCACCGCCACACGAATGGTGTGGATGATGTCGCCGATTTTAATCTGCTCGGCTTCGAGAAATTCGTGCAGCGCGGCTTCTAGGGTTTTGACATCAAACGGCTCGAGTCCGGCGATTTTGTCGCGGAATTTCGCGAGCAATTCTTTTTGCTTCGGTGGGGCCACGCGCTTCTCGAAATCCTTTTCGTCGTACACCAGCGCTTCATCGGCGACGAAGAAAAAGTCGGCATAGCTGAGGATATCCCCCGCCACTTTCAAACGATCGCCAGCCGCCTCGACAATGCGCGCGAGCTTCGGACCGACATCGCATGGCGGTGGTGAGGTGAGCAAGCCTGCTTCCTGCAAGAAGGGGAGCATCTTCACCACCTTTTGCTTGGCAGGGAGCTTCTGCATCGCGCGATCTTGAAAGTTCCAAAGCTTCTTCGGGTCGAAGCTGGCTGGCGCTTTCGTCACGCGCTCGAGGGTGAAGTATTTGATCATCTCGTCGATGGTGAAGTCTTCTGTCTTGTCGTCGAGCGACCACCCCAGGAGCATCAAGTAGTTGATGATCGCCTCGGGCAAATAGCCGACTTCGCGATAGAAATCGACGATCACCGGATTAAACGTGTCGCTCGAAAAACTCTTCCCCAGGCGCGAGGTGATTTCGGTACCGTGATCGTAGAGTCGTTTGAACTCGGGATTCTTCAGGTACTGCGCGATCTTCCGCTTGCTCAGTTTTTGGTGACTCCCCGGCTCGGCCACGTATGGCAGATGCGCATAGACCGGCAGTTCATAGCCAAGGCTCTGCGCAATGAAAATCTGCCGCGGTGTATTGGGCAAGTGCTCGACCGCGCGGATGACGTGCGAAATCTTGAATTCGTAGTCGTCGACGACGCTGGCCAGGTGATAGAG
This window of the Pirellula staleyi DSM 6068 genome carries:
- a CDS encoding ComEC/Rec2 family competence protein, which produces MNVPPKELLITPSENESDLEQDIEQQPALAEIPLQPTGRFHYEPLLLVFVALAAGIVVDRCAKVAPSVWVTTAIVAAIAWGVLLTRGRDRAGSLALLLLTASLGGTWHHATWFVVEPNEIGLVLDESIRPMAVRAIAVHSPRWVPAPPPSAMRIVPKGEESELLVRVIAIRERNVWRSASGLASLDVEGHLEGVRAGDTLEMMVLASRPMQPLNPGDFDYAAWQRSRGIYCMMRAVRPECITKIKSGWAWSFSRIMSNIRERGSHLVRAHIATRRGTLASAVLLGTREQLDPQRNEDFLLTGTIHVLSISGIHVSLLAGGFWTLLRLGILPRRAALWSAIVLTLLYAVLIDAQPPVMRAAVLVAAVCLAMLVGRRALSWNSLALAGILVLVLNPASLFLAGPQLSFLAVAVMILMTPLMTAEDRREPLQKLIDQSRAWPVRAAKRALRWLWQMWLVGAAIWITSLPIVWQQYGLISPVGLLLNLVIMLPTATAMYSGFSLLLLAPISPLLGDYCGACCDGSLWLMELAIVWGKSLPASYFKTPPPPLWWTIASYLWPLPLLVLPRKLVPSWHTMGGFVFVWLLLGGCFALHLPERLQTRDMPLRCTFIAVGHGLSVLVEYPDGTTMLYDAGKVGAPVGAARAASSVMQSRGLVTLDRLVISHADADHFSGVPMLVSDHRARKIYTSPSMLAREEPAVRELREAIERSRTPTGHLAAGDQWTSGAAITRVLHPQADEVAERDNENSLVLAIEIGGRRILLTGDLEGRALEQLLAREALDADVVLAPHHGSPRSNPDGFASWCKPEVVVISGSRHPEDLPNIAEVTAAYEAHGSAVYHTQVDGSVTIEITPQGALQVSTFRQRTLPREASAAITPQ
- the tpx gene encoding thiol peroxidase, giving the protein MSRPAAVTFKGTPMTLAGEAVKPGQAAPDFTIHFFEGGLKTITLADLKGKPSFLSIVPSLDTGVCKIQTKKFNDELASLKDKINAVTISLDLPFAMNRFCGAEGITNMKVGSDYQNRSFGNAYGMLIEELKLLARGTVVIDADGKIVHAETVSEVTSEPNYDAAMTAIKSLL
- the gltX gene encoding glutamate--tRNA ligase; the encoded protein is MSVRTRFAPSPTGYLHIGGVRTALFNWLYARQHGGQFLLRIDDTDSERNVAEALLPILNGFKWLGMNWDEGPTDDGKSSFGPCGSYFQSQRLPSYQAAAAQLIASGHAYYDYGRPEELKAEREAADAAKRPFLYSRQWMATTPEERAKFEAEGRSFVVRLKMPREGKCIFNDEVRGLCEFDWDKEQDHVIQRADGTCLYHLASVVDDYEFKISHVIRAVEHLPNTPRQIFIAQSLGYELPVYAHLPYVAEPGSHQKLSKRKIAQYLKNPEFKRLYDHGTEITSRLGKSFSSDTFNPVIVDFYREVGYLPEAIINYLMLLGWSLDDKTEDFTIDEMIKYFTLERVTKAPASFDPKKLWNFQDRAMQKLPAKQKVVKMLPFLQEAGLLTSPPPCDVGPKLARIVEAAGDRLKVAGDILSYADFFFVADEALVYDEKDFEKRVAPPKQKELLAKFRDKIAGLEPFDVKTLEAALHEFLEAEQIKIGDIIHTIRVAVTGKGVGPGVYDCLELLGKPSSLARIDRALAK